One genomic region from Pseudomonas sp. R5-89-07 encodes:
- a CDS encoding acyltransferase family protein, with the protein MKHRWIQMDIAKGIGILIIVYGHSWFVATSLDLMYPILASFVLPLFFFLSGVFFKPEQPFVEMAGRKADGLLKPFFFTMLMYVIVRDVLRGQPLLPDIGGVLYASVDTIPWQALWFLPHFWVAILFSWLMLRLIQRLKLPLLAACLLVGAQLLLGIWTLPWFWQVPATVGEQTWTLPGLPFSLDVTLISSTYFIYGYLLRDWLRRHEGSLLTLLISLVLFAAVFIYSHDTMDLAQRRYDHWLWTSLLAVIGVYICWALARVLMVSSVLTRAMTYIGQSTLILLIFHGEIQHKTFDLMERLGLHPFMAACVGFVVAVVVPLLIGEVIKRVAFLRFFYFPFPVRKAPKPEVRG; encoded by the coding sequence ATGAAACATCGTTGGATTCAAATGGATATCGCCAAAGGCATTGGTATCCTGATTATCGTGTATGGCCACAGTTGGTTTGTCGCCACCTCGCTGGACTTGATGTACCCGATCCTGGCGTCATTCGTGCTGCCATTGTTCTTCTTTTTGTCCGGGGTGTTTTTCAAGCCCGAGCAGCCTTTCGTGGAGATGGCGGGGCGCAAGGCCGATGGCCTGCTCAAGCCGTTCTTCTTCACCATGCTGATGTATGTGATCGTGCGCGATGTACTGCGCGGGCAGCCGTTGCTGCCGGATATCGGCGGCGTGCTGTACGCCTCCGTGGACACCATCCCGTGGCAGGCTTTGTGGTTTTTGCCGCACTTCTGGGTGGCGATCCTGTTCAGTTGGTTGATGCTGCGGCTGATCCAGCGTCTGAAGCTGCCGCTGCTGGCCGCTTGCCTGCTGGTCGGCGCGCAACTATTGCTCGGCATCTGGACGCTGCCGTGGTTCTGGCAAGTACCGGCCACCGTCGGCGAGCAAACCTGGACCCTGCCCGGCCTGCCCTTCAGCCTCGACGTGACCCTGATCAGCAGCACCTACTTCATCTACGGCTACCTGCTGCGCGACTGGCTGCGTCGGCATGAAGGCTCGCTGCTGACCCTGTTGATTTCGCTGGTGCTGTTCGCCGCGGTATTTATCTACAGCCACGACACCATGGACCTGGCGCAGCGCCGCTACGACCACTGGCTGTGGACCAGCCTGCTGGCGGTGATCGGCGTGTACATTTGCTGGGCGCTTGCACGGGTGTTGATGGTGTCGAGCGTGCTGACGCGGGCGATGACGTACATCGGCCAGTCGACATTGATCCTGTTGATCTTCCACGGCGAGATCCAGCACAAGACCTTCGACCTGATGGAGCGCCTGGGCCTGCATCCGTTCATGGCAGCGTGCGTGGGCTTTGTGGTGGCGGTGGTGGTGCCGTTGCTGATCGGGGAAGTGATCAAGCGGGTGGCATTCCTGCGGTTCTTCTACTTTCCGTTTCCAGTGCGCAAGGCGCCAAAGCCTGAAGTGCGCGGCTGA
- the murJ gene encoding murein biosynthesis integral membrane protein MurJ translates to MLGSAVWLTVATLLGLCLGFAREWLLVAAWGAGERSDAFLIALFLPEALRMSLAGGVLSAAALPLYLQRQDGERLDWLAVLFPALMLIALLTSLLLMLLAPWLVQLLGPGLAASATALAASNLQIVAWCVPGLLLHALFSVPLQASERFVLAGLGSLLFNLPPVIYLALAGTASQPHMLALACLIGSGLMPLALLPSIWRLGWRPWRVQLSLAPLRELGQRIGPLLLSNGASQGLALIERLVASLLGEGAVTWVNLARKLMNLPLIALMSLNQVLLGMMSRRQGDERLALLKRGLETASVLTLPAGVGLVAAAPSLVALLLPTQSADSPLPLLLAGFAVPLVFGAWNALLARYAYAAGDTRQPLRCELLGSLVNVLLLGVLPFAFGLAGIPLAALAGVLCTALLLMQRQALLGALPWARQWLLSAVLMGLAALVLFRIENVWLQLGLSTLAGAVVLLGMGLWLKPWRKA, encoded by the coding sequence ATGCTGGGTTCTGCCGTATGGCTGACCGTGGCAACTCTGCTGGGCCTGTGCCTGGGGTTTGCGCGCGAGTGGTTGCTGGTGGCGGCCTGGGGCGCGGGGGAGCGCAGTGATGCCTTCCTCATCGCACTGTTCTTGCCCGAGGCGCTGCGCATGTCGCTGGCCGGCGGCGTATTGAGTGCCGCCGCGCTGCCGTTGTACCTGCAACGCCAGGACGGCGAACGCCTGGACTGGCTGGCGGTGCTATTCCCCGCGTTGATGCTGATCGCGCTGCTCACCAGCCTGCTGCTGATGCTTCTGGCGCCCTGGCTGGTGCAACTGCTTGGCCCTGGGCTGGCGGCGAGCGCCACGGCGCTGGCCGCCAGCAATCTGCAGATTGTGGCGTGGTGTGTGCCGGGCCTGCTGCTGCATGCGCTGTTCAGTGTGCCATTGCAGGCCAGCGAGCGTTTTGTGCTGGCGGGGCTGGGTTCGCTGCTGTTCAACCTGCCGCCAGTGATTTACCTCGCGCTGGCCGGCACCGCCAGCCAGCCGCACATGCTTGCGCTGGCTTGCTTGATCGGCAGTGGCTTGATGCCGCTGGCGCTGCTGCCATCGATCTGGCGCCTGGGCTGGCGGCCATGGCGTGTACAGCTGTCGCTCGCGCCGCTGCGGGAACTGGGCCAGCGCATCGGCCCACTGTTGCTCAGCAATGGCGCCAGCCAGGGCCTGGCGCTGATCGAGCGGCTGGTGGCATCGCTGCTGGGCGAGGGCGCGGTGACCTGGGTCAACCTGGCGCGCAAGCTGATGAATCTGCCCTTGATTGCGCTGATGAGCCTCAACCAAGTGCTGCTGGGCATGATGAGCCGACGCCAGGGCGATGAACGCCTGGCCCTGCTCAAGCGCGGCCTGGAAACCGCCAGCGTGCTGACCTTGCCGGCCGGCGTCGGCCTGGTGGCGGCGGCACCGAGCCTGGTGGCGCTGCTGTTGCCCACCCAGTCGGCGGACTCGCCGCTGCCGCTGTTGCTGGCAGGGTTTGCCGTGCCTTTGGTCTTCGGTGCGTGGAACGCCCTGCTCGCGCGTTATGCCTACGCCGCCGGCGATACGCGCCAGCCACTGCGCTGCGAGCTGCTCGGCAGCCTGGTCAACGTGCTGTTGCTGGGCGTGCTGCCGTTTGCGTTTGGCCTTGCCGGCATTCCATTGGCGGCACTGGCAGGCGTGCTCTGTACCGCGCTGCTGCTGATGCAGCGCCAGGCATTGCTAGGCGCCCTGCCCTGGGCGCGACAATGGCTGCTCAGCGCGGTGCTGATGGGGCTGGCGGCGCTGGTGCTGTTTCGAATCGAAAACGTGTGGCTGCAATTGGGCTTGAGCACCCTGGCAGGCGCCGTGGTGTTGCTGGGTATGGGGCTGTGGCTGAAGCCGTGGCGCAAGGCGTGA
- a CDS encoding O-antigen ligase yields the protein MRLSLASLVAILLGVLFGVVALALSPAKAFLAVIGLAAAVTILRFPFWGLLLFALVATFMPYSTLNLGIRSTVSEAILALTWGAVLWHSFLSRLPDAPRLARRPTDQMLLWLMLFSVFPFIVGQVSIHAESSGVANWLRWLLNLSGVFLAAKLLVDYKHRESLVIALLLGTLAMLVMSIAVFVRTRSGAGIAPILALLNYGNFDTLKFGLEAMSSRMGSPWMHPNAIGGIMALLLPLAFCYGMTEQGWKRALGLGVACLGAAALLLASSRGAMVSLALVLIWLATRRVPYTGRLLMIGAALTVALVMAYPPLQERLATIFSSSNASTEVRFDEYRMFPQAVAAYPFGIGFKVDPPVPGTHLLGISNLWLNFIYKTGVVGMLLFIAVTVRWWREARPEKGPIRLTKDNALWLGSTAGILSALVSGLFDHYFSFAVVMVALFWLMVGINVLEARRLFPARLPQVKAVVFRKPLLDGARP from the coding sequence ATGAGACTCTCCCTGGCAAGCCTCGTCGCCATCCTTCTCGGCGTGCTGTTTGGCGTGGTCGCCCTCGCGCTGTCACCGGCCAAGGCCTTTCTTGCCGTGATCGGGCTGGCGGCGGCCGTGACCATCCTGCGCTTTCCCTTCTGGGGCTTGCTGCTGTTCGCCCTGGTTGCGACCTTCATGCCCTACTCCACGCTCAATCTGGGCATTCGCAGTACGGTGAGCGAAGCGATTCTGGCGCTGACCTGGGGCGCGGTGCTGTGGCACAGCTTTCTGTCACGCCTGCCGGATGCACCGCGCCTGGCACGCCGTCCCACCGACCAGATGCTGTTGTGGCTGATGCTGTTCAGCGTGTTCCCGTTTATCGTCGGCCAGGTCAGCATCCACGCCGAAAGCAGCGGTGTGGCCAACTGGCTGCGCTGGCTGCTGAACCTGTCGGGGGTGTTTCTCGCGGCCAAGCTGCTGGTGGACTACAAGCACCGCGAAAGCCTGGTGATCGCCCTGCTGCTTGGGACGTTGGCGATGCTGGTGATGTCGATCGCAGTATTCGTACGCACGCGCTCCGGGGCGGGGATTGCGCCGATCCTGGCGCTGCTCAACTACGGCAATTTCGACACGTTGAAATTCGGCCTGGAAGCCATGTCGTCACGCATGGGCTCGCCGTGGATGCACCCGAATGCCATCGGCGGAATCATGGCGCTGCTGCTGCCTCTGGCCTTCTGCTATGGCATGACCGAGCAGGGCTGGAAGCGCGCACTGGGCCTGGGCGTGGCCTGCCTGGGGGCGGCGGCGTTGCTGCTGGCGAGCAGCCGGGGGGCGATGGTCAGCCTGGCGCTGGTGCTGATCTGGCTGGCGACGCGACGTGTGCCTTACACCGGGCGTTTACTGATGATCGGCGCGGCGTTGACCGTGGCGCTGGTGATGGCTTATCCACCGTTGCAGGAGCGCCTGGCGACCATTTTCTCGTCGAGCAACGCCAGTACCGAAGTGCGTTTCGATGAATACCGCATGTTCCCGCAGGCCGTGGCGGCGTACCCGTTCGGTATCGGTTTCAAAGTCGACCCGCCGGTACCGGGCACGCACTTGCTGGGGATCTCCAACCTGTGGCTGAACTTCATCTACAAGACCGGCGTGGTCGGCATGCTGTTGTTTATCGCGGTCACAGTGCGCTGGTGGCGTGAAGCCCGGCCGGAAAAGGGCCCGATCCGCCTGACCAAGGACAACGCACTGTGGCTGGGCAGCACGGCCGGGATTCTGTCGGCGCTGGTCAGCGGTTTGTTTGACCACTACTTCAGTTTTGCCGTGGTGATGGTGGCGCTGTTCTGGCTGATGGTGGGGATTAACGTACTGGAGGCGCGCCGCTTGTTCCCGGCGCGTCTGCCACAGGTCAAGGCGGTGGTGTTTCGTAAGCCGCTGCTTGATGGCGCGCGCCCCTGA
- a CDS encoding glycosyltransferase family 1 protein, with the protein MRVGLDYRTVGTSPQSGISRQVYALESALRSLPDIELERFTVAPLGDETRLRAHCPAWGCAKTAMHQPHNRLRFEAGFLPRALREQHIDLYISTFNMGLPLPPKPKGLRTVVLLHDLFQITLDNYHASRLKALVYKTTDRLSIAYAVRSADRVWTPSQYSADETVRLFPQAAGKVRVLPNQVEGFNEPAADLSARQLPTGFWLLVGTRELRKNVPFLVDAWQQARRQSPGVPELVLVGSLEHLPEAQRTLPGIRALSGVSDAELQGLYRQASRVWQPSYAEGFGLPVIEALSVGTPVAVASGTSLDEITPPSAPRFSPTDGPALVQLMLNLAERADEAPPEQHRQWAERFNQHAYRRRLAELIEELK; encoded by the coding sequence ATGCGTGTAGGCCTGGATTACCGCACCGTCGGCACCTCACCGCAGTCCGGCATCAGCCGCCAGGTGTATGCGCTGGAAAGCGCGCTGCGCAGCTTGCCGGACATCGAACTGGAGCGGTTTACCGTGGCGCCCCTGGGCGATGAGACTCGCCTGCGGGCACACTGCCCGGCCTGGGGCTGCGCGAAAACGGCGATGCACCAACCACACAATCGCCTGCGTTTCGAAGCCGGTTTTTTACCCCGCGCCCTGCGTGAACAGCACATCGACCTCTACATCAGCACCTTCAATATGGGCCTGCCACTACCGCCCAAGCCCAAGGGCTTGCGTACCGTGGTGCTGCTGCACGACCTGTTCCAGATCACGCTGGACAACTACCACGCCAGCCGCCTGAAGGCGTTGGTGTACAAGACCACCGATCGCCTGTCGATCGCCTACGCAGTGCGCAGTGCTGACCGGGTGTGGACGCCTTCGCAGTACAGCGCCGACGAAACCGTGCGGTTGTTTCCCCAGGCGGCGGGCAAGGTTCGCGTACTGCCCAATCAGGTGGAGGGCTTCAACGAACCTGCGGCGGACCTGTCCGCGCGCCAATTGCCCACAGGTTTCTGGCTGCTGGTCGGCACCCGTGAACTGCGCAAGAACGTGCCGTTCCTGGTGGATGCCTGGCAACAGGCGCGGCGCCAATCTCCCGGCGTGCCGGAACTGGTCCTGGTGGGCAGCCTTGAGCACTTGCCTGAAGCCCAGCGTACGCTGCCGGGCATTCGCGCGCTGAGTGGCGTTTCCGACGCCGAGCTGCAGGGGCTGTACCGCCAGGCGTCACGTGTGTGGCAACCGTCCTACGCTGAAGGTTTCGGTTTGCCGGTGATTGAAGCGCTGAGCGTCGGCACCCCGGTAGCCGTGGCCAGCGGCACCTCGCTGGACGAAATCACCCCGCCGTCGGCACCGCGCTTTTCGCCCACCGATGGCCCCGCGCTGGTACAGCTGATGCTGAACCTGGCCGAGCGCGCCGATGAAGCCCCGCCCGAACAACACCGCCAATGGGCCGAACGCTTTAACCAACACGCCTATCGCCGACGCCTGGCCGAACTGATCGAGGAACTGAAATGA